Within Deltaproteobacteria bacterium, the genomic segment CCTTTAAGGCCACGGCGGACAGGCCCTTCATGATGTGGATGAGAAGATCCTGCAGGGCGGCCACGTCGGGCTGCTTGCCGCAGACGCCGATCTTGGTGCATCCTTGGCCCTTGGCCGTTTGCTCGCATTGGTAACAGAACATTGGTTTCCTCCTGAGCTGAATGGTTGAGGCCGGGTTCCTTGAACTGCCGACCATTTAGTCGTCTTGACGCCCATAGAAGTACTGATCAGGGTAGCTCGGCGCCTTGACCTGGGTCAAGTCGGACTATTTTTTTTCAATTCGCCGGAGAATTCATGGTCGAAAATGGGCAGGAAACGATGGGGTCGAGGAGTCTGGAACGGGATTTGGCCGGGATCAAGCTGTTTTCGGGTCTGGAACCGGATCAGCTCCGGGCTCTGGCCGGTGTGGCCGTGCGTCGAGGTTTCGAGCGAGGCGAGACTGTTTTTCACGAAGGAGATGCCGGGGCCGTCCTCTATGGCATCGTTTCCGGACTGGTCCGCATCTTCAAGACCTCGCCCATGGGTAGGGAGCACACCCTGCATCAGTTTGGCCCCGGGGAAGCCTTTGCCGAGGTGGTGGTCTTCTCCGGCCATCCCTATCCGGCCACGGCCGAAGTCCTGGAGGACACGGTTCTGGTGGGCATTCCCCGGGAGGGCCTGCGGCGGCTCATCGGCCAGGACCCGGATCTGGCCCTGGCCATGCTGGGGCTTCTCTCCATGCGGCTGGTGGGATTCGTGGTCAAGATCGAGCAGTTGAGTTTGAAGGAAGTCCCGGCCCGGCTGGCCTCGCACTATCTGGTCTTGGCCGGGGACGAGTCCCGGTTGCGTCTGGATATGCCCAAGAATCGGCTGGCCACCTACCT encodes:
- a CDS encoding Crp/Fnr family transcriptional regulator; the encoded protein is MGSRSLERDLAGIKLFSGLEPDQLRALAGVAVRRGFERGETVFHEGDAGAVLYGIVSGLVRIFKTSPMGREHTLHQFGPGEAFAEVVVFSGHPYPATAEVLEDTVLVGIPREGLRRLIGQDPDLALAMLGLLSMRLVGFVVKIEQLSLKEVPARLASHYLVLAGDESRLRLDMPKNRLATYLGTIPETLSRVQAKLTDAGLVDIDGHGVEILDRQGLEDVALGLRGV